Proteins encoded in a region of the Zea mays cultivar B73 chromosome 4, Zm-B73-REFERENCE-NAM-5.0, whole genome shotgun sequence genome:
- the LOC100192463 gene encoding uncharacterized protein LOC100192463, translating to MAAAIDDSCRRPGSIPFKWEICPGTPKHARSSSASAAPSSSSSPYYSSSSATASVSKVAVSPKLTPPPAMSPSPYHSPRVSYYPARSASVSPSRRRAPHRPTAFLDVNPRVAPTYRAGAAEAEDDEVAVAPAGRCFPLPVFRRRDGRKGARRTSSGTGTASATSFRSDGTAPGGLRRSASTSSSSCLSLSSRSSGKLAEAREVEATGGWFY from the coding sequence ATGGCAGCAGCAATCGACGACTCGTGCAGGAGACCAGGCTCGATCCCGTTCAAGTGGGAGATCTGCCCGGGGACGCCCAAGCACGCCAGGAGCAGCAGCGCCAGCGCggctccgtcgtcgtcgtcgtcgccgtactACTCGTCCTCCTCCGCCACCGCCTCCGTCTCCAAGGTAGCGGTGTCGCCGAAGCTGACGCCGCCCCCGGCCATGTCGCCGTCGCCGTACCACTCCCCGCGCGTCTCCTACTACCCGGCGCGCTCGGCGTCCGTGTCGCCGTCCCGGCGCCGCGCGCCGCACCGCCCCACCGCCTTCCTCGACGTCAACCCCCGGGTCGCCCCCACGTACCGCGCCGGCGCTGCTGAGGCTGAGGACGACGAGGTGGCGGTGGCGCCGGCCGGCAGGTGCTTCCCGCTCCCCGTGTTCCGGAGGCGGGACGGCAGGAAAGGTGCCCGAAGGACGTCGTCCGGGACAGGGACGGCGTCCGCGACGAGCTTCAGGTCGGACGGCACGGCGCCGGGCGGGCTGCGGCGGTCGGCGTCGACATCCTCGTCGTCGTGCCTGTCTCTGTCGTCCAGGAGTAGCGGTaagttggccgaggccagggaggTGGAGGCCACCGGTGGCTGGTTCTACTGA